The proteins below come from a single Armatimonadota bacterium genomic window:
- a CDS encoding nucleotidyltransferase — MAISLAALPDVVQRIVAEIREHPKVIAIFLFGSWARGEQMPISDVDIAVLLDNPDKSDEADIGSMYSPTVDVVLFHRLPVRIQFRVLKEGKPLFVRDEQKVKEVTFRVMRQYHEMEWLYRRYFEEVLR; from the coding sequence GTGGCTATCAGCCTTGCAGCCTTGCCCGATGTCGTCCAGCGCATCGTTGCGGAGATACGGGAACATCCGAAGGTGATTGCCATCTTCCTCTTCGGCTCGTGGGCGCGAGGCGAGCAGATGCCTATCTCCGATGTGGACATCGCCGTGCTGCTGGATAACCCCGATAAGAGCGATGAGGCGGATATCGGCAGCATGTATTCGCCGACGGTGGATGTGGTGCTGTTTCATCGCCTGCCTGTGCGTATCCAGTTCCGGGTGCTGAAGGAGGGGAAGCCTCTTTTCGTGCGTGATGAGCAGAAGGTGAAAGAGGTGACCTTCCGGGTAATGCGGCAGTACCATGAAATGGAGTGGCTCTATCGCAGGTATTTTGAGGAGGTTCTGCGGTGA
- a CDS encoding lactate dehydrogenase, whose product MLRIAIVNSSSFGKYFPEHIERLKALGEVARFDFPVNIEGKSLAEALQGYNVIIASVKPYYTHEFFEHKDQTLLIARHGIGVDNVHLPSAAKRGVIVTKVTPWVEREAVAELAVALLLDILRLTHEARRAVYKSRWAERARFVGFEIKHKTVGIIGIGNIGSRVAEILRHGFGANTIAYDPYLAPDTIRSRAAEPVDLDDLLQQSDIISLNASLNEGNYHMLSYREFALMKQGVFLVNTARGELIDEDALVAAIESGRVAAIGMDVVEGEPIDGSHRLLKYPNVLIVPHIAAYTRESLRLMGEKVVQDVERIARGEMPEDVVTPQEVQS is encoded by the coding sequence ATGTTGCGCATCGCTATCGTCAACTCCAGCAGCTTCGGGAAGTACTTTCCGGAGCATATCGAGCGGCTGAAAGCGCTGGGCGAGGTGGCGCGTTTCGACTTTCCGGTTAACATCGAAGGCAAATCGCTGGCGGAGGCTTTACAGGGATACAACGTCATTATCGCCAGCGTCAAGCCCTACTACACCCATGAGTTCTTCGAGCACAAAGACCAAACACTGCTCATCGCCCGTCATGGCATTGGGGTAGACAACGTACACTTGCCCAGCGCAGCGAAGAGGGGCGTCATCGTCACGAAGGTGACCCCCTGGGTGGAACGAGAGGCGGTAGCGGAGCTGGCGGTGGCGTTACTGCTGGACATCCTGCGCCTCACGCACGAGGCAAGGCGAGCGGTGTATAAAAGTCGCTGGGCAGAGCGGGCGCGGTTCGTGGGCTTCGAAATCAAGCATAAAACGGTGGGCATTATCGGTATCGGCAACATCGGCAGCCGCGTGGCGGAGATACTGCGCCACGGATTCGGCGCGAACACCATCGCTTACGACCCCTACCTCGCGCCCGATACCATCCGCAGCCGCGCTGCCGAGCCGGTGGATCTGGACGACTTGCTACAGCAATCCGATATCATCTCTCTCAACGCCTCGTTGAACGAGGGCAACTACCACATGCTATCGTATCGCGAGTTCGCTCTGATGAAGCAAGGCGTGTTTCTCGTGAACACCGCACGCGGCGAGCTGATAGACGAAGACGCGCTGGTTGCCGCTATCGAATCGGGCAGGGTGGCGGCAATCGGCATGGACGTGGTGGAGGGCGAGCCGATAGACGGTAGCCACCGCCTGCTGAAGTATCCGAATGTGCTTATCGTGCCCCATATCGCCGCCTACACGCGCGAGTCGCTGCGTCTGATGGGCGAGAAAGTGGTGCAAGATGTGGAGCGCATCGCACGCGGCGAAATGCCGGAGGATGTGGTAACACCACAAGAGGTACAATCATAA
- the purL gene encoding phosphoribosylformylglycinamidine synthase subunit PurL → MIDSKVYREMGLNDQEYERILQLLGREPTYTELGMFAVMWSEHCGYKYSRPILRRFREYRKAVESGGLENAGVVDIGDGWGIVMKVESHNHPSAVEPFQGAATGVGGILRDIFTMGARPIAILDSLRFGPLDDARNRYLFTHVVGGISWYGNCVGVPTVAGEVYFNRCYSGNPLVNAMAVGIVRLDKIARARAEGVGNPVLYVGSSTGRDGIHGATFASEELSEDSEAKRPNVQMGDPFAEKLLIEATLEALATGDIVGIQDMGAAGLTCSTSETAFKGGTGMEIDVLKVPRREEGMTPYEVMLSESQERMLCIVKKGREEAVASIFRKWGLNAVVIGHVTDDGILRVKEGEQIAAEFPAAFLTDACPTYTLKAEEPATIARLREFDPLQIPEPDDYNRVLLGLLASPSIASKRWVYEQYDHMVQTQTVYLPGGDAAVLRLRGTGSKGIALKIDGNGRYCYLDPFVGGMHTVAECARNISCTGAKPLAVTDCLNFANPERPEIFWQFERAVDGIATACEVLETPVISGNVSFYNETPDGAVFPTPTIGMVGLLEDVSLHCKAGFQQAGDRVVLLIPDGWRDPLQGLGGSEYLAVVHDIEAGAPPALDIEAEKRLQACVREAVAQRLLHSAHDCSDGGLAVAVAECCMMGELGAQIALDTDERTDAALFGETASRIVVSLPAANLARLQEVAKAYRISAVELGVVTSERALRIDVHGSTRIDLPLDALVDAYEGAIPRLLRAEGGA, encoded by the coding sequence ATGATTGACTCCAAAGTGTACCGCGAAATGGGCTTGAACGACCAGGAGTACGAACGCATCCTGCAGCTACTTGGTCGGGAGCCGACATATACGGAACTGGGCATGTTCGCCGTGATGTGGTCGGAGCATTGCGGCTACAAATACTCGCGCCCCATCCTGCGACGGTTTCGCGAGTACCGCAAAGCGGTGGAGAGCGGGGGACTGGAGAACGCAGGAGTAGTGGACATCGGCGACGGATGGGGCATCGTGATGAAGGTGGAGAGCCACAACCACCCCTCTGCGGTGGAGCCGTTTCAGGGCGCAGCAACAGGCGTGGGCGGTATCCTGCGCGACATCTTCACCATGGGCGCGCGCCCCATCGCCATTCTGGATAGCCTGCGCTTTGGTCCGCTGGACGACGCCCGCAATCGCTACCTGTTTACCCATGTAGTGGGCGGAATCTCGTGGTACGGCAACTGCGTGGGGGTGCCGACGGTTGCAGGGGAGGTGTACTTCAACCGTTGCTACTCGGGTAACCCGCTGGTGAATGCTATGGCGGTGGGCATCGTGCGCCTCGATAAGATTGCCCGTGCGCGCGCGGAAGGCGTAGGCAACCCGGTGCTGTATGTGGGCTCCAGCACGGGGCGCGATGGCATCCATGGCGCCACCTTTGCCAGCGAGGAGTTGAGCGAGGACTCGGAAGCCAAACGCCCCAACGTGCAGATGGGCGACCCCTTCGCCGAGAAGCTGCTTATCGAAGCCACCCTTGAAGCGCTCGCTACGGGCGACATCGTGGGCATTCAGGACATGGGCGCGGCAGGGCTTACCTGCTCCACCAGCGAGACCGCTTTCAAGGGAGGCACGGGCATGGAGATAGACGTGCTGAAAGTGCCTCGCCGTGAGGAGGGCATGACACCTTACGAGGTGATGCTCTCCGAATCGCAGGAGCGGATGCTGTGTATCGTCAAGAAGGGGCGCGAGGAAGCGGTCGCCAGCATCTTCCGCAAGTGGGGCTTGAACGCGGTGGTTATTGGACACGTGACGGACGACGGCATCCTGCGTGTAAAAGAAGGCGAGCAGATAGCCGCCGAATTTCCTGCCGCCTTCCTGACTGACGCCTGCCCGACCTACACGCTGAAAGCAGAGGAACCCGCCACCATCGCCCGCCTGCGTGAGTTTGACCCACTGCAGATTCCCGAACCCGATGACTATAACCGCGTGCTGTTAGGGCTGCTTGCTTCGCCCTCCATTGCCAGCAAGCGGTGGGTGTACGAGCAGTACGACCACATGGTGCAGACTCAAACCGTTTACCTGCCCGGCGGCGACGCGGCGGTGCTGCGCCTGCGAGGCACAGGGAGTAAGGGGATTGCCCTCAAGATCGACGGAAACGGTCGATACTGCTACCTGGACCCCTTCGTAGGGGGAATGCATACCGTTGCCGAGTGCGCACGCAATATCTCCTGCACGGGCGCGAAACCGCTGGCGGTCACCGACTGCCTGAACTTCGCCAACCCGGAACGCCCCGAAATCTTCTGGCAGTTCGAACGGGCAGTGGACGGTATCGCTACCGCCTGTGAGGTGCTGGAGACGCCCGTCATCTCGGGCAACGTGTCGTTTTACAACGAGACGCCCGACGGCGCGGTGTTTCCTACCCCCACTATCGGCATGGTGGGTCTGCTGGAGGATGTAAGCCTGCACTGTAAGGCGGGCTTCCAGCAGGCAGGGGATAGGGTAGTGCTATTAATACCCGACGGCTGGCGCGATCCGTTGCAGGGGCTAGGCGGTAGCGAGTATCTGGCGGTTGTTCATGATATCGAAGCGGGCGCGCCTCCTGCGCTGGACATCGAGGCGGAGAAACGTCTGCAGGCATGTGTACGCGAGGCAGTTGCGCAAAGATTGCTACATAGCGCACACGATTGCTCCGACGGCGGTCTGGCAGTAGCAGTTGCGGAATGCTGTATGATGGGCGAACTAGGCGCACAGATTGCGCTGGATACCGATGAGCGTACCGATGCCGCGCTGTTTGGCGAAACCGCCTCACGCATTGTAGTCTCCCTGCCCGCTGCGAACCTTGCGCGTTTGCAGGAAGTGGCGAAGGCGTATCGTATTTCGGCTGTCGAGCTGGGCGTGGTCACATCCGAGAGGGCGCTGCGCATCGACGTTCATGGGAGCACGCGCATCGACTTGCCTCTGGACGCGCTGGTAGACGCCTACGAGGGGGCTATCCCGCGGCTGCTGCGAGCGGAGGGAGGAGCTTAA
- a CDS encoding lipase, with amino-acid sequence MSGLLGNDSLVLFQGDSITDAGRDKSDPASLGSGYAMMVASLFAAMHPHRPVRFVNRGISGNRVRDLLARWEQDCIALKPDWVSILIGINDMWRRYDSNDPTPVDRFEREYRELLRITRERTRARLILLEPFLVHVRREMEGWREDLDPKIQAVRRLAREFNALYIPLDGIFARVCALREPAFWAGDGVHPSVAGHALIARHWLQTAGEWIG; translated from the coding sequence ATGTCAGGGCTTTTGGGAAACGACTCTCTGGTGCTGTTTCAAGGCGATAGCATCACCGATGCCGGGCGCGACAAAAGCGATCCTGCCAGCCTGGGCTCGGGCTACGCCATGATGGTGGCGAGTTTGTTCGCTGCCATGCATCCACATCGTCCGGTGCGATTTGTGAATCGCGGTATCAGCGGCAACCGCGTGCGCGATCTGCTGGCGCGATGGGAACAGGATTGTATCGCCCTCAAACCCGATTGGGTATCCATCCTGATAGGCATCAACGACATGTGGCGTCGTTATGATAGCAATGACCCTACGCCGGTAGACCGGTTCGAGCGCGAATATCGTGAGCTGTTGCGCATCACCCGGGAGCGCACCCGCGCGCGACTTATTCTGCTGGAGCCGTTCCTGGTCCACGTGCGTAGAGAGATGGAGGGCTGGCGCGAGGACTTGGATCCCAAGATTCAGGCAGTGCGTCGGCTGGCGCGGGAGTTCAATGCACTGTACATTCCACTGGACGGCATCTTCGCTAGAGTATGCGCCCTGCGAGAACCCGCTTTCTGGGCGGGTGACGGTGTGCATCCGTCCGTAGCAGGACATGCGCTCATCGCGCGACACTGGCTACAAACAGCAGGTGAATGGATAGGATGA
- the argD gene encoding acetylornithine aminotransferase, with the protein MEGKNLLQELQAIDEQCIMSTYARQPVVFVKGCGARLWDAEGKEYIDFLGGIAVDAVGHCHPRVVHAIQEQAEKLLHVSNLFYTEPQFRLARKLTAIAGMEKLFFCNSGAEANECALKIARKWGKRKEPHAIEIVAVEGAFHGRLFGTLSVTAQAKYQQPYEPLVPGVRIVPRNDVSALHDAVTDKTCAVILEPIQGESGVYPLSAEFLQTARERCDAVEAFLIFDEVQTGMGRTGSWFFWQQLGVKPDILASAKALGGGLPIGACMACGKAAHVLEKGDHGSTFAGGPLITSAALAAIEAIEEEGMLDNARTMGEYLRDEIASWRETLPVTEIRGAGLMIGFDIAKPIAREVVRAALQEGVVVNATGENTIRLLPPLNLKREEADEGLRRLRAAIEKVANHEG; encoded by the coding sequence ATGGAGGGGAAAAATCTTCTACAGGAACTGCAAGCGATCGACGAGCAGTGTATCATGTCCACCTACGCTCGCCAGCCGGTGGTGTTCGTGAAGGGCTGTGGAGCAAGGCTATGGGACGCAGAGGGCAAGGAGTATATCGATTTCCTGGGCGGCATCGCGGTAGATGCCGTAGGGCACTGCCATCCCCGTGTGGTGCATGCCATTCAGGAGCAGGCGGAGAAGCTGCTTCATGTCAGTAACCTGTTCTATACAGAGCCGCAATTCCGTCTGGCGAGAAAGCTCACCGCCATCGCAGGTATGGAGAAGCTCTTCTTCTGCAACAGTGGGGCGGAGGCGAATGAGTGCGCTCTCAAAATCGCTCGCAAATGGGGCAAGCGTAAGGAGCCGCACGCCATCGAGATTGTGGCGGTAGAAGGCGCGTTTCACGGCAGGCTGTTCGGCACGCTGTCGGTGACGGCACAGGCAAAGTACCAGCAACCCTACGAGCCTCTGGTGCCAGGTGTGCGCATCGTGCCGCGCAACGACGTTTCCGCTCTGCACGACGCGGTGACCGACAAGACCTGCGCGGTCATTCTGGAACCGATTCAGGGTGAAAGTGGGGTGTATCCGCTCAGCGCGGAGTTCCTCCAAACCGCCCGTGAACGCTGCGACGCGGTGGAGGCGTTCCTCATTTTCGACGAGGTGCAAACCGGTATGGGGCGCACTGGCAGCTGGTTTTTCTGGCAGCAGCTGGGTGTCAAGCCGGACATCCTGGCCTCTGCCAAAGCGCTGGGCGGCGGGCTGCCTATCGGCGCATGTATGGCTTGCGGGAAAGCGGCGCACGTGCTGGAGAAAGGCGACCACGGCTCTACCTTTGCGGGGGGACCGCTTATCACCTCTGCTGCACTGGCGGCTATAGAGGCGATCGAAGAGGAAGGGATGCTGGACAATGCGCGCACGATGGGCGAGTACCTGCGCGATGAGATTGCCTCGTGGCGCGAGACGCTTCCTGTCACCGAAATACGCGGCGCAGGGCTGATGATAGGCTTTGACATCGCAAAACCCATCGCGCGGGAGGTGGTGCGTGCCGCACTACAGGAAGGTGTGGTGGTAAACGCTACCGGTGAAAACACTATCCGCCTGCTTCCCCCGTTGAACCTGAAGCGCGAAGAAGCGGACGAGGGTCTGCGCCGGCTCCGCGCGGCTATTGAGAAGGTGGCAAATCACGAAGGATAA